GAGTCCAGCGGCACCAGAAACATGGTGAGGCTCTGGTGTTTCGGGCCGTTCGGGTCGGTGTTGGTGATCAGGAATACGTACTGGGCATTGTGTGCATTCGAGGTGAACATCTTGGAGCCGTTCACGATCCAGCCGGATCCGCCGGCGTCCCGCACGGCGCGGGTCTTGCAGGTCGCCACATCCGAGCCGCCCTCGGGCTCGGTGTAGCCCAGGCAGAGCCGTAGTTCTCCGGACAGCACACCGGGCATGATCCGTTCGACCAATTCGGGGGCCCCGAAGGCCTGTACCGATCTGGCCACCATCGCCGTTGTGCCCCAATGGAACCACGGGGTGCCGGCGCGGCCGATCTCCAGTTCCCAGATGCGGCGGCGCACCGCGTCGAACCCGCCCTCGGCCTCGGACCGATAGTCCGCGGCGAGATATCCGGCCGCACCCAGCGCCAAATGCACTGTCTCGTCGAAGTTCTCGCCCGTCTCGCGATCGCGGCGGATCACCTCATCGGTGACCAGAGCGGTCAGGAACTCACGCAGCTCCTGCTGAAACGCCCGGTCCTGCGCCGACAGCTCGACCCGTGAGAAATCCACCCGCCTACCGTGACACTTTCGCGGCAATTTGTAAAGCTTCAGCCGGTGGCGTCAAATACCGAGGCCCGGCGCCACCGGATGAACGGTGACACCGGGCCTCGGCCTGGTTCTGATGAGGTCAGGACGTGTGCACGATGAGCACGTCGACCTTCGATCGGCGGGCCACATTGGCCGGCACCGAACCGAGCAGTCGGCCCGCGATGGTGCTCAGGCCGACGTTACCGACGACCAGCAGGTCGGCCTTCTCCGATTCGGCGAGATCGACGAGGGCGTCCACGGGGGCACCGACCACAGCCTTCTCCACCACATCGGTGGCTCCGGCGGCCTTGGCCCGCTCGGTCGCCTCGCGCAGGATCGCGTAGATCGGGGCGTTACCGGTGGCCTTGTAGCCCTCGTCCTTGAGTACGTCGGCGGCGTGGTGGTCCTCGCTCTGCGGGAAGTACGCGGTCGCGACGACGACCTTCGCGCCCGATCCCGCGGCGATCTCCCCGGCGCGGTCCACTGCCCGCAGCGACGAATCCGATCCGTCCGTGCCGACCACCACGGTCCGATAGGCGCTCATTCATGCCCTCCCAATGTCGATTGCTACATCGAATTTCAAGCCACCCGAGACCCTATCCCGATGCGCGACGGCCATGGGTCCGATTGACGAACACACGGCGCGTCGAACGGCCTTTGGGCGGCACTGTTCGCGCGTTGATGTTAGCCGTTGCGGGAGTCGGTGAAACGATCCCGTGAGCAAGGCGACGCTGGAGTTTCCGGTGTTTGCAGGCCGCACTCGCGGTGCCGGAGTGAGCCGGGTCAACCCGGCAGCCGGGCAGCGACGGGCGTCACAGCGGGCCCGCGGGCCGCGTTTCGGGTCGGTCTGACGATGATGTTGCCACGGCGGCAATTTCGCCCCGCGTACGGGACCGGTGACGTCGCCCTTATGGTGTGAGGATGGCTGACGCACGCGGAACATACGCGATCACCGGTTCGGCATCGGGTATGGGCTGGAATGCGGCCCGCAAGCTCCGAGAACAGGGACACCGGGTGATCGGTGTAGACCTCAAGGATGCCGACGTCATCGCCGATCTCTCGACACCGGAGGGCCGCCGGGCCGCGGCCGAGGAGGTGCTGGCCGCGGCCGACGGTGTCCTCGACGGGGCCGTGCTGGCCGCCGGTCTGGGGCCCGGATCGGGCAAGGGCCGCAATGAGCTGATCGCGCAGGTGAACTTCCTCGGTGTGGTCGAACCTCTGACGGCGTGGCGTCCGGCGCTGGCCGAGGCCGACCGCGCGAAGGTCGTGGTGATCGCCAGCAACTCGACCACCACGGTGCCGGCGGTACCCCGCCGCACGATCAACGCCCTGCTCGCGCACGACCCCGACAAGGCGGTCCGCAGCATCCGACTGCTGGGGCAACAGGGTTCGGCGATCATGTACGCGGCCTCGAAGATCGCGCTCAGCCGCTGGGTCCGTACGCAGGCGGTGTCCGCCGACTGGGCGGGTGCCGGCATCCGGCTCAACGCCCTCGCGCCCGGGGCGATCCTGACCCCGCTGTTGGAAGCTCAGCTGGCCCAGCCCATGGAGGGCAAGGCGGTTCGCAAGTTCCCGGTGCCCATCGGCGGCTTCGGCGCTCCCGAGCAGCTGGCCGACTGGATGTGCTTCATGCTGTCCGACTCCGCCGATTTCCTTTGCGGCAGCGTCATTTTCGTCGACGGCGGCACGGACGCGTTCTTCCGTCCCGGCGATTGGCCACGCCCGATCCCGCTGCGCGGACTCCCCCGCTACCTGTGGAAGTACGCGCGCGGGCCGCAACGCTGACCGCTACAGGTACCGACCCAGGAAATCGGCCACGCTGCGCCGGAATTCCACCATGGTGGGCGCCTTCGTCATCAGCCCGTCGGCGCCGTGGTACATGCCCGGGACGGTGACCACCTCGCACGGCACACCGCAGGCCTGCAGCCGCCGGGCGTAGTCGATCGTCTCGTCGAAGAGCAGGTCCAGTTCCCCCACGCCGACCCACGCCGGCGCCAGCCCGGACAGGTCGTCGCGGCGCGCGGGTGCGGCGTAGCGGGGCGCATCCGATGACCGGGGAACCCGGCCGAGATACGAGGTCCAGGCGAAGACGTTCGACTTCGGAGGCCACAGGAACCTGCCCCGGCCCGGTTGGTCGCGCAGCGCGGTGCGGTCATCGACGGCCGGGTAACATAGCGCCTGGGCGCGCAGTGCGATGCCCTCGTCGTGGGCCCGCTGGGCGACGGCCGCGGCCAATCCCCCACCCGCACTGGATCCGGTCACCGCGATGCGGTCGGGGTCGATGCCGATCTCGCCGGCGTGCTCGCGCATCCAGTGCAGCGTGGCCATGCAATCGTCGAGCGCCGCCGGGAACGGGTGTTCGGGCGCCAGCCGGTAGTCGGGTGACACCACGACGGCCCCGAGTTCGCGGGTCAGCGTCCCGCACCCGGCGGCCTCGTTCTTGGGAGATCCGAAGATGAATCCGCCGCCGTGGATGTAGAGCACCCCCGGACACGCTCCGGCATCGGCGGAGTCCGCCGGCCGGGTGATGAGCACGTCGAGTTCGGGGGTCCCGATCCGGCGCTCGACGGCCTCGACGCCGTCGCCGGGCTGGGATTCGATGTTGTTGAACCACCGGGCCAGCCGCAGCGAGCGCGGGCCATGGCTCGTGGTGAGCAGCGGCAACAGCGGGTTACGCAGTTCGGGGGCAACACGGGACAGGTCGGGGCGCAGGGACCGGTAGTGCCGCAGGGCCGACCAGCCGCCGAGTGCGAGCCCGCCGAGCGTCGCCGTCGCGAGCAGTTTCTTCCGCACGGGCGAAGGTTAGCGCCCCCGGGGCGTCAGCACCCGGTCAACGCGCTGCAGGACCCTGGACAGGGAAACCCTGCGCGCTCCACGAGGATTCACGGAACGCCGCGAACCCTACGCGGTTGCTGGAGCGAGTGACGGGATTCGAACCCGTGTAAACGGCTTTGCAGGCCGGTGCCTAGCCACTCAGCCACACCCGCAGCAGTGACCAATCTGCCACGGGGTGACCGAGCTGAACATCGTTGCGATCGCCGTGATCGCTATTCCGCGGATGCCCGGCGTGGCGCGGACTCCCGCCGTTCGGAGGACGTTTCAGCCGGGCGTCCTGCGCGATGGTCGGGACCGGGTCCTCGCTCATCACGCGCCTGGAGTCCCCGGGGCTCGCCTGCTTTCGCACCGGGATTCGGGGCGGTCACCGTCCGCACCCGCAGTCCGGGCTTCTGGACCGAACGCGTCGACTTCGACGGCGAATCCTGGCTGAGCTTCGGCGCCGACCCCTCGAAGGCCCCGGATATGTCAGCCGGCGGATCCGACGGCGCAACATCGGTCGTGGCGTCGGTGACGGTGCTGTCCTCCGTGGTGGTGTCCTCGGCGGCCACCGGCTCGGGGATGGTCAGGTCGCCGGGGGCGGGGGCATCCACCACGATCTCGTCGGGCGCGATCTCGTCGGCCACCTCATCCTCGGTCACCGGCACCTCGGTCACCACGTCCTCGATCACGACGTCCTCAGTCACCGGCACCTCGGTCACCACGTCCTCGGTGACGACCTCTTCGGTCACGGCGTCTTCGGTCACGGCGTCTTCGGTGACGGTGTCTTGGACCACCGCCTCATCGGCGACGACGTATTCGGTGCCGGGCCCCTCGGCCGCCACAACCTCCGCGCCCACGCTCACGTCCTCGGCCACCGCCTCGGGGGCAGGCGCAGCACCGGACTCGTCGGTGACCGCGTCGGTGGCCGTTGTGTCGCCAGTCGCTGCGTCCGCATCCAGATCTGACGTCGCCGCAGCCATCCGGAGCGACGCCCCGACCGCACCGGCCGAGGCCGGCTGCGTCCCGGTCAACGCGCCGGAGAGCCCACCCAGGAGCGACCCGATCAGATTCGTCACGGCCTGGACGACACCGGCCACCAGGTTCGGAACGAAGCTGAGGATCTGCGTGACCACCTGCTGGATCGCCTGCAGCAGCGCCGAAACCGGGTTGCTCGGGTTGCTCGGCGCACACCCATCCTGCAAACAGAGGATCAATTTCTTGAGCTGTGCCAGCGCTTCGGCGTCCTTGGGATTGCCGAATTGATCGAAGATCCCGAAGAAACGCTCATCACCCAGCGCATCCGGGTCGTCTTTAATCGAGTACAGGAACACCGGGCCGGCCCCGGCAATCGATTGCCACGCGGTGAGAATGTCGCGCATGAATTCCAACTGGACCGCGGCCGACACCTGACTGGTGGGCAGCCCGTATTCGGTGATCCAGATCTTCAGTTGCTCCTCACCCGGCTGGAGGTGAGCGTCCATCAATGCCCGGATCTGCTGAATCTGGAGCAGCGGCGACAGCATGTTCGCCTCCTGCTCGGAGAACTTCGTGACGAAGTCGTACGGATGGAAGGAGATCGCGTCGAAATACCCGTGCGCACCGGCGGCGTACATCGCCGCGACGAACTCGACGGGGCTCTTGGTCCACTCACCGATGGTGATACCGGGGCCGACGACCGCGCCGACCACCGTGATGTCGGGGCTGACCGCTTTCAGTGCGGTGTAGGTCGCCTTCAGCATCTCGGTGTACTCCACCGGGTCCACCGGGTTCCAGAACAACACGAAGTTCGGCTCGTTCCACACCTCATACGCGGTGATCTTGTTGAGGTACCGGGTGGCGACCGCCCCGGCGAAATCGGCGAGATACTGCGGATCAGAGGGATGGCCGCTACCCGGAGGCCCGTCGGTCGCCCAGGCCGGCGTCCACTGCAGCACGCCGAGAATGCCCAACCCCAGACGGTCCGCCTCGTTGACGATCGTGTCCAGCTTCGCCCAGTTCAGGTCGCTCTCCCAGTCCACGGGCTGGCCGAGCGGGTCCTGCGTCTGGATCTGCCACCACGGCACCAGTAGGCGGACGTTCTTCACCCCGAGCGATGCGGTCAGGGCGAGGCGAGCCATCACCTCGTCGAGGTCGTCGGTGAAATAAATGTTCGAATCCGAGATCCCGACCGCCGTCGAGGAGTCGTCGACCGCCGCAACATGCATCACGTCGTAGCTCGCGACGCGTTTCACGTCGGGCACCGAGAAATGGCCACCGGTGGTTGCGACCACCGCGGCCGCGGTAACGCCGATTACGGCCCGACCCGCAATACCGCGAATCGGTCGCCGGATACAACTCCACATGTTAACCACCGTTTCTCGCACCGTGACGTCGAACCTTCCCCAGCCCGACACTGCTAGAAAATTAGCCACGTGGACGAGAAATTGCGAAAACTACCTGTGAGTAAGAAAACCCATTTGGAAATGGCTTTCCCGAACCGCTTCCTGGCAAAGAATTTACCGATCAGAAATATACGAATCCGCAACCGGACGTGCAGTTCTAGCAAACCTGAGAAGTTTGCCAGGCGGTGCATCGCCATAGGGCTCACCCATCACTGCGGGCACATCGGTCCAGATAGGTGTCATTTCCCCCATCGGCAACAGCCATTGCCCCGAGCCACATCAGCACAACAACGCCCCACCAGTCAGCCTCAGCAAACAGTGCACCAGTAGTACGTTCAGCCGACAAGCGCCACAGTCGCCACTAGGGACAAGAGTTGGCGCGCGCGTCAATTCATGGGCTCTCACCAGCACCATCCCGAAATGTGGGACGGTCATCGCGGGCCTATTGATGGGGCATGCCGGCCGCCACCCCGCTCTGCGGCCAGCCGGGTGGCGAATCCTCCCACGGCTCCTGGCGGCCGTAGGGGGTCAGATCCAGGAACGGGTATCCGACCGCGGTGTGATCGAGCCCGCGCGCATAGGTGGAGTAGGTATGGAAGACCTCGGCCCCGCGGCGCAGGAACACACTCGCGCCGGGCCAATCCCCGCGCAGATCGGCATCACTCCAGCCGTCCCTGCGCAACTCGGCATAGGACTTGTAGTTGTACTGCAGCGCAGCGCGATCCGGGTCCAGCGTGACGTGGTAGTCGTAGCTGAAGTCGCCATCGCGGGTGGAGTACCAGGGAAAGGTCCAGCCGTGCGCCGCCCGGTACCGCTCGATGCTGGCGAAGGGCGCCCGCGACACGCACACCAACGTCAGGTCCTTGGCGTTCAGCAGAAGTCGGTCGGATTCGGTGAAGGTCAGATCCGCGGCAGCGGTGCAGCTGGGGCATCCCTGGTCGATCTCGTCCAGCCACATGAAGTGATGGATGTAGAGCTGGGTGCGGCCCTCGAACAGATCGACCAGCCGGACCAGCCCGCTCGGGCCTTCGAAGAGGTAGTCCTTGTCCACCTTCACCATCGGCAGCCGCCGCCGTTCGGCGTTGACGGCGTCACGCAGATGGGTGGCCGCGCGTTCGGCGGCCAGCAGCCGCAGCCGTGCCTGCAGCCACTGCTCACGGGACACCACGTCGGGATGGGCGCTGCGCTGCGTCATCGGGTGGCTCCTCACCGGATCGAAGGGGTCTAGGGGTGCAGACTCCCCCGCTCCGGGAAACTCAGCGCCGTCCGGCCCGGAACGAGGCGATGGCACCGAGCCCGATCAACACCGAGAAGCCACCGAACAGCCACCGGGCCGCATCCGCATCACCGGTGGTGACCGTGTTGACCACCACGCCGGCCACCCCGGCTCCGAAGGCGCCGCAGATCAGCTGCACCGTGTTGATGGCCGCCGCCGCAACAGGCCCCTCGGCCGGATCCTGCACTCGGGTCATCGCCCACGCGGACAGATGCGGCCAGGCCATCCCGACCCCGAGACCGGCCGCCACCATGGCCAGTCCCCACACCACCGTGAGCCAGACCGGCATCGCATCGCGCACCAACAGCGCGCACGCGCCCAGTCCGACGGCGATCACGATCGGCGCGACGCAGACGATGCGGGTCACCACCGTACGTCGATCCACCGAGGCGCTGACGATCTCGCTCACCGTCCAGCCGATCGCCAGGGCCACCCCCAGGATGCCGGCCGCCGCGGGCGCCAGGCCGGCCAGGTTCTGACCGAACAGCGGCACGTACATGACCACCATGGTTGCGGCCATCAGCGCACCCAGCGTCAGGTAGATCCACTTCAGCGGACCCGGCCGGAACACCGTAGGTGGCAGCACCGGCGTCCCGGTCGCTGCGGCCGTGCGGCGCTCCACGGCCAGGAACACCGCCACCAGCCCGGCGGCGGCCGCCAGGAGTATCGCGGTCAGTACGGCGTGCTGCGCAATGCCGGCCACGCTGACCACCAGCGCCGCCGCACCGAGCAGCAGCAGCGACCGCACCGGAACCCGGATCGCAACCACCTCGCGGGCGCCCGATCGTGCCGGCAACGCGATCGGCACCAGCGCCGCGATGACGACGGTCAGCACCACCAGTGCGGCGAAAGCCCAACGCCACGAACCGAACTGGGCGAACAGACCACCGACGGCCGGCCCCACGAAGATGCCGACTCCCCACATGGCGGAGACGAGCGCCGACGCTCGGGTCCACAACGACTGTGGCAGGGCGGTATTGATCACCGCATAGCCCAGGCCGGCCAGCAGTCCCCCCGCGCCGCCCTGCACCACCCGGCCGACGAGCAGCACCTCCATGCCGGGGGCGAGCGCACAGATCGCGCTGCCCACCCCGAACACCGCGAGCGCGCCGAGGTAGGCCGGCCGGGGCCCGAACCGGGCCAGCAGGGAACTGACCAGCGTGGCACCGGCCACCGAGGCGACCAGATAGACCGTCACCACCCAGGCGTAGTACCGGTGGCCGCCGATCTCGGCGACCGCGCTGGGCAGCAGGCTGATGGTGAGGAACTCGTTGGTGGCGTACAGCGCCACGCCGCCGGCCAGGACGGTCGAGGCGCCGATGTTCTTCGGCCCCAGCAGTTCGCGCCAGCTTCCGCCGGTCAACTCGTGCGTCTCGGTCACCCCGTCAACCTAGAAGCTCAACCGCAGTTGAGTTCAAGTGTCACTACTTCAGACCCGCGGCATCCATTCCGCGCAGTTCCTTCTTGAGGTCCTGGATCTCGTCGCGGATGCGCGCGGCGAGTTCGAACTGCAGATCGCGGGCGGCCGTCATCATCTGTTCGGTCAGGTCCTTGATCAGGTCCGCCAGCTCGGCACGCGGCATGTTGGCGGTGTCGCGCCCCTCGACGATGCCGGCGCTGACCGCGCGGCCCGGTTCCCCCTGGGCGCGGCGGCCGCGCGAGGCATTGCGTCCGGACCCGCCGACCTCGACGTTCTCGGTGTCGTCGGCCTCGCGGTACACCTGATCGAGGATGTCGGCGATCTTCTTGCGCAGCGGCTGCGGATCGATCCCGTGCTCTTTGTTGTAGGCGACCTGCTTGGCGCGGCGGCGATCCGTCTCGTCGATCGCCTCCCTCATGGAGTCGGTGATCTTGTCGGCGTACATGTGCACCTCGCCGGACACGTTGCGGGCGGCGCGGCCGATGGTCTGGATGAGGCTGCGCGGGGACCGCAGGAAGCCCTCCTTGTCGGCGTCGAGGATCGCCACCAGCGACACCTCGGGCAGGTCCAGGCCCTCCCGCAGCAGGTTGATGCCGACCAGCACGTCGTACTCACCGAGGCGCAACTGCCGGAGCAGTTCGACCCGGCGCAGGGTGTCCACCTCGGAATGCAGGTAGCGCACCCGGATACCCATCTCGAGCAGGTAGTCGGTGAGGTCCTCGGCCATCTTCTTGGTCAAGGTGGTCACCAGCACCCGCTCATCGCGTTCGGTACGCAGCCGGATCTCGCCGATCAGATCGTCGATCTGGCCCTTGGTGGGTTTGACGAGCACCTGCGGGTCGACCAGCCCGGTCGGGCGGATCACCTGTTCGACGAACTCGCCGCCGGCCTGCGCCATCTCGTAGTTGCCCGGCGTCGCCGACAGATACACCGTCTGGCCGATCCGGGCGGCGAACTCCTCCCAGGTCAGCGGCCGGTTGTCGACCGCCGACGGCAACCGGAAGCCGAAGTCGACCAGGTTGCGCTTGCGCGACATATCGCCTTCGTACATGCCGCCGATCTGCGGCACGGTGACGTGCGACTCGTCGATGACGAGCAGGAAGTCCTCGGGGAAGTAGTCGATCAGCGTGGCCGGCGCGGTTCCCGGGCCGCGTCCATCGATGTGGCGCGAGTAGTTCTCGATGCCGGAGCAGAAGCCGACCTGCTTCATCATCTCCAGGTCGTAATTGGTCCGCATCCGCAGCCGCTGCGCCTCCAGCAGCTTGCCCTGGCCCTCCAGTTCGGCCAACCGGGTCTCCAGTTCGGCCTCGATGCTGGAGATCGCGACCGCCATCCGGTCCGGGCCCGCCACGTAGTGGGTGGCCGGGAAGATGCGCACCGAGTCCACCTGCCGCACCACATCGCCGGTCAACGGGTGCAGGTAGTACAGCGCCTCCACCTCGTCACCGAAGAACTCGATGCGCACCGCCAGTTCCTCGTAGGCCGGGATGATCTCCACGGTGTCCCCGCGCACCCGGAAGGATCCCCGGGTGAAGGAGATGTCGTTGCGGTCGTACTGGACGTCGACCAGTAGCCGCAGCAGCCCGTCCCGGGGCACCTCGTCGCCGACCTTGAGCTCCACCGACCGGTCCAGGTAGGACTGCGGGGTTCCCAGGCCGTAGATGCAGGACACCGAGGCCACCACCACGACATCGCGCCGGGACAGCAGGCTCGACGTGGCCGAGTGCCGCAGCCGCTCGACGTCGTCGTTGATCGAGCTGTCCTTCTCGATGTAGGTGTCGGTCTGCGCGATGTACGCTTCCGGCTGGTAGTAGTCGTAGTACGACACGAAATACTCGACGGCGTTGTGCGGCAACATCTCCCGCAGTTCGTTGGCGAGCTGCGCGGCCAGTGTCTTGTTGGGGGCCATCACCAGGGTGGGCCGCTGCAACTTCTCGATCAGCCACGCGGTGGTGGCCGATTTACCGGTTCCGGTGGCGCCCAGCAGCACGATGTCACGCTCACCGGCCCGGACCCGGCGCTCCAACTCGGCGATGGCCGCCGGCTGATCACCGGCGGGTTCGTACTCGCTGACCACCTCGAACCGGCCGCCGGAACGGACGATGCCGTCAACGGCGTCGGCGGCAGGTCGGTACTCCGACTGCGCCAACACAGGATGTTCGGTAGCGAAAGCCATGGTCTCCAGGTTAAGCGCGGGGGCCGACAAGTTCATTCCCGCTTCGCTGCGCGCGAAGACGACCGGCACGCTACCGTGGCGCCGTGCCCGAACCCGCCCGCATCGCGCTCCGGCTGATCGGCCTGTTCCTGCTGGTCGCAGGGCTGGGGTGCGCGGTGCTGCTGGTGTGGCCGGGACCTTCCGGGGTCGCCGAGGCGCTGGGCGTCGGCTGCGCGCAC
This region of Mycolicibacterium diernhoferi genomic DNA includes:
- a CDS encoding acyl-CoA dehydrogenase family protein, giving the protein MDFSRVELSAQDRAFQQELREFLTALVTDEVIRRDRETGENFDETVHLALGAAGYLAADYRSEAEGGFDAVRRRIWELEIGRAGTPWFHWGTTAMVARSVQAFGAPELVERIMPGVLSGELRLCLGYTEPEGGSDVATCKTRAVRDAGGSGWIVNGSKMFTSNAHNAQYVFLITNTDPNGPKHQSLTMFLVPLDSPGVEIQPIRTVDGDRTNITFYTDVRVDDDHRIGPVNGGWAVLREALKVEHGTVARDDSGLQKLATMTEHITLTATVVDRIAGIVEPGYRLGRAVARLEAAMSSPDMYGRVAIAQTMRDIAPDLMDILGTAGALPEGTAGAADGGGAEYIYRLASPTGIYGGTLEVFRNMIAAQALGLPRPIYLPPKGVR
- a CDS encoding universal stress protein, with product MSAYRTVVVGTDGSDSSLRAVDRAGEIAAGSGAKVVVATAYFPQSEDHHAADVLKDEGYKATGNAPIYAILREATERAKAAGATDVVEKAVVGAPVDALVDLAESEKADLLVVGNVGLSTIAGRLLGSVPANVARRSKVDVLIVHTS
- a CDS encoding SDR family oxidoreductase → MADARGTYAITGSASGMGWNAARKLREQGHRVIGVDLKDADVIADLSTPEGRRAAAEEVLAAADGVLDGAVLAAGLGPGSGKGRNELIAQVNFLGVVEPLTAWRPALAEADRAKVVVIASNSTTTVPAVPRRTINALLAHDPDKAVRSIRLLGQQGSAIMYAASKIALSRWVRTQAVSADWAGAGIRLNALAPGAILTPLLEAQLAQPMEGKAVRKFPVPIGGFGAPEQLADWMCFMLSDSADFLCGSVIFVDGGTDAFFRPGDWPRPIPLRGLPRYLWKYARGPQR
- a CDS encoding alpha/beta hydrolase; amino-acid sequence: MRKKLLATATLGGLALGGWSALRHYRSLRPDLSRVAPELRNPLLPLLTTSHGPRSLRLARWFNNIESQPGDGVEAVERRIGTPELDVLITRPADSADAGACPGVLYIHGGGFIFGSPKNEAAGCGTLTRELGAVVVSPDYRLAPEHPFPAALDDCMATLHWMREHAGEIGIDPDRIAVTGSSAGGGLAAAVAQRAHDEGIALRAQALCYPAVDDRTALRDQPGRGRFLWPPKSNVFAWTSYLGRVPRSSDAPRYAAPARRDDLSGLAPAWVGVGELDLLFDETIDYARRLQACGVPCEVVTVPGMYHGADGLMTKAPTMVEFRRSVADFLGRYL
- a CDS encoding cellulase family glycosylhydrolase; this translates as MVATTGGHFSVPDVKRVASYDVMHVAAVDDSSTAVGISDSNIYFTDDLDEVMARLALTASLGVKNVRLLVPWWQIQTQDPLGQPVDWESDLNWAKLDTIVNEADRLGLGILGVLQWTPAWATDGPPGSGHPSDPQYLADFAGAVATRYLNKITAYEVWNEPNFVLFWNPVDPVEYTEMLKATYTALKAVSPDITVVGAVVGPGITIGEWTKSPVEFVAAMYAAGAHGYFDAISFHPYDFVTKFSEQEANMLSPLLQIQQIRALMDAHLQPGEEQLKIWITEYGLPTSQVSAAVQLEFMRDILTAWQSIAGAGPVFLYSIKDDPDALGDERFFGIFDQFGNPKDAEALAQLKKLILCLQDGCAPSNPSNPVSALLQAIQQVVTQILSFVPNLVAGVVQAVTNLIGSLLGGLSGALTGTQPASAGAVGASLRMAAATSDLDADAATGDTTATDAVTDESGAAPAPEAVAEDVSVGAEVVAAEGPGTEYVVADEAVVQDTVTEDAVTEDAVTEEVVTEDVVTEVPVTEDVVIEDVVTEVPVTEDEVADEIAPDEIVVDAPAPGDLTIPEPVAAEDTTTEDSTVTDATTDVAPSDPPADISGAFEGSAPKLSQDSPSKSTRSVQKPGLRVRTVTAPNPGAKAGEPRGLQARDERGPGPDHRAGRPAETSSERRESAPRRASAE
- a CDS encoding DUF899 domain-containing protein; its protein translation is MTQRSAHPDVVSREQWLQARLRLLAAERAATHLRDAVNAERRRLPMVKVDKDYLFEGPSGLVRLVDLFEGRTQLYIHHFMWLDEIDQGCPSCTAAADLTFTESDRLLLNAKDLTLVCVSRAPFASIERYRAAHGWTFPWYSTRDGDFSYDYHVTLDPDRAALQYNYKSYAELRRDGWSDADLRGDWPGASVFLRRGAEVFHTYSTYARGLDHTAVGYPFLDLTPYGRQEPWEDSPPGWPQSGVAAGMPHQ
- a CDS encoding MFS transporter, which translates into the protein MTETHELTGGSWRELLGPKNIGASTVLAGGVALYATNEFLTISLLPSAVAEIGGHRYYAWVVTVYLVASVAGATLVSSLLARFGPRPAYLGALAVFGVGSAICALAPGMEVLLVGRVVQGGAGGLLAGLGYAVINTALPQSLWTRASALVSAMWGVGIFVGPAVGGLFAQFGSWRWAFAALVVLTVVIAALVPIALPARSGAREVVAIRVPVRSLLLLGAAALVVSVAGIAQHAVLTAILLAAAAGLVAVFLAVERRTAAATGTPVLPPTVFRPGPLKWIYLTLGALMAATMVVMYVPLFGQNLAGLAPAAAGILGVALAIGWTVSEIVSASVDRRTVVTRIVCVAPIVIAVGLGACALLVRDAMPVWLTVVWGLAMVAAGLGVGMAWPHLSAWAMTRVQDPAEGPVAAAAINTVQLICGAFGAGVAGVVVNTVTTGDADAARWLFGGFSVLIGLGAIASFRAGRR
- the uvrB gene encoding excinuclease ABC subunit UvrB gives rise to the protein MAFATEHPVLAQSEYRPAADAVDGIVRSGGRFEVVSEYEPAGDQPAAIAELERRVRAGERDIVLLGATGTGKSATTAWLIEKLQRPTLVMAPNKTLAAQLANELREMLPHNAVEYFVSYYDYYQPEAYIAQTDTYIEKDSSINDDVERLRHSATSSLLSRRDVVVVASVSCIYGLGTPQSYLDRSVELKVGDEVPRDGLLRLLVDVQYDRNDISFTRGSFRVRGDTVEIIPAYEELAVRIEFFGDEVEALYYLHPLTGDVVRQVDSVRIFPATHYVAGPDRMAVAISSIEAELETRLAELEGQGKLLEAQRLRMRTNYDLEMMKQVGFCSGIENYSRHIDGRGPGTAPATLIDYFPEDFLLVIDESHVTVPQIGGMYEGDMSRKRNLVDFGFRLPSAVDNRPLTWEEFAARIGQTVYLSATPGNYEMAQAGGEFVEQVIRPTGLVDPQVLVKPTKGQIDDLIGEIRLRTERDERVLVTTLTKKMAEDLTDYLLEMGIRVRYLHSEVDTLRRVELLRQLRLGEYDVLVGINLLREGLDLPEVSLVAILDADKEGFLRSPRSLIQTIGRAARNVSGEVHMYADKITDSMREAIDETDRRRAKQVAYNKEHGIDPQPLRKKIADILDQVYREADDTENVEVGGSGRNASRGRRAQGEPGRAVSAGIVEGRDTANMPRAELADLIKDLTEQMMTAARDLQFELAARIRDEIQDLKKELRGMDAAGLK